The following proteins are co-located in the Bacteroidales bacterium genome:
- a CDS encoding amidohydrolase family protein, which yields MLQVIFCTQTIANARTKILPSVGYEIRIRNYIDSLRVIDTHEHLFTPEILKGSYFLDFMLLFQPNSYEDLLSAGMPDSLFTPLFNEQHSPLQKWRIIEPYWNNSFNTSFNRNILCSIRNLYGINDLNESTVRILSEKIEIAYNSVWFERILRDSCRIDFVIQDGYNMNRKDDYFRYAKRFDDWILIKSKYRIDSLAINQLDPIYSLEDFVKSLRTAFEKEVRNGMSVVKIFIAYSRTLSADRVETEAARKIFRSLVNGNSDKVISFKDAKPLQDYMYYQLLKLAKEYNLPVAFHTGLQSDSKSLITNSNPALLVSLFRDFPEVNFVLFHGSYPYGGELSTLAKNYRNVYIDMNWTYAISPSYSEQYLNEWLETVPVSKIMAFGGDCMVVENVYSELKSAKNIISNVLIGKVRDGYLTEKEAKTIAKMIIYDNAAKFYNLHLK from the coding sequence TTGTTACAAGTAATCTTTTGTACTCAAACCATTGCAAATGCAAGGACAAAGATATTACCATCTGTCGGATATGAAATCAGGATCAGAAACTATATTGATTCATTGAGGGTTATTGATACCCATGAACATCTTTTTACTCCGGAGATACTGAAAGGAAGTTATTTTCTTGATTTTATGCTTCTTTTTCAGCCGAACAGTTATGAGGACCTATTATCAGCTGGAATGCCTGATTCACTTTTTACCCCATTATTCAATGAACAGCATTCTCCATTGCAGAAATGGAGGATAATAGAGCCTTACTGGAATAATTCCTTCAACACTTCTTTTAACAGGAATATCCTTTGCAGTATCAGAAATCTTTATGGAATTAACGACTTGAATGAATCAACTGTAAGAATACTATCTGAGAAAATTGAAATAGCTTATAATTCCGTTTGGTTTGAAAGGATACTCAGAGATTCATGCCGGATAGATTTTGTAATTCAGGACGGATATAATATGAACAGAAAAGATGATTATTTCCGTTATGCAAAACGCTTTGATGACTGGATTCTTATAAAATCCAAGTACCGGATCGATTCGTTGGCTATAAATCAGCTTGATCCTATTTACTCGCTCGAAGATTTTGTTAAATCATTGAGGACCGCATTTGAAAAAGAGGTCAGGAACGGAATGTCAGTTGTTAAAATTTTTATTGCCTATTCACGTACTCTGAGTGCAGATAGAGTAGAAACAGAAGCTGCAAGAAAAATCTTTCGATCTCTTGTTAATGGTAACTCAGATAAAGTAATTTCATTCAAAGATGCCAAACCATTACAGGATTATATGTATTATCAATTGCTTAAACTGGCAAAAGAGTACAATCTGCCGGTTGCGTTCCATACCGGGCTGCAATCTGACAGCAAGAGCCTGATAACAAATTCCAATCCTGCTTTACTGGTGTCTCTGTTTAGAGATTTTCCTGAAGTTAATTTTGTATTATTTCATGGCAGCTATCCTTATGGTGGGGAGCTTTCTACATTGGCAAAGAACTATAGAAATGTCTATATTGATATGAATTGGACCTATGCTATCTCACCATCTTACAGCGAACAGTATCTTAATGAATGGCTGGAAACAGTTCCTGTGAGTAAAATAATGGCTTTCGGAGGTGACTGTATGGTGGTTGAAAATGTGTACAGTGAATTAAAAAGTGCCAAAAATATTATTTCAAATGTTCTGATAGGTAAGGTGAGGGATGGTTATCTGACTGAAAAAGAGGCAAAAACGATTGCTAAGATGATAATCTATGACAATGCTGCAAAATTTTACAATCTTCACTTAAAATGA
- a CDS encoding RagB/SusD family nutrient uptake outer membrane protein: MKRIIKLLSITFFLGGLLLINSCSEDFLTKEPPGVAAGSVIQTPDGVEALLIGVYERMENGGSMFGGAITSDWTYAGGCSDDAYKGTSSGDQANFNLLERYEALPNNPYLNERWTLCYDGVARANVCLDFLWAAQKGPKPLDAARATQVEAEAKFLRAWFHMQANKIFEKIPYIKTTTELGTLLPQDVPNTDAGWDGIEADLQYAIDNLPTTKYNNQAGRATKYAAEAAKAQAHMYQKEYSLAKPLLDDIISSGKFSLATEFYWNFDMTHENNSESIFELQCTTTATAYSSVAGSGCNFFQKGAASCGGWGFYQPSQNLFEAFQVDANGLPVLDPAARKPLASDMGVGSGADFTPTTEPLDPRVDHLIARRGVDFLGWGIMPGNDWIREQGNGGPYGTKIFMHKLSEQSLNLNGTGFRNGKNYRTYRYASILLWRAEVAIEDNDLELARTYVNMIRNRAKTSTPVMGLVSSTKNLTSTSTVIDWTKPAANYKIELYPAGGVFPFDTKANALKAVQEETRLEFALQNHRFFDLRRWGILAPTLNAYIAQDVQFRTFLQGASFNATEDDYWPIYQGVIDLQKGVITQDPSY; the protein is encoded by the coding sequence ATGAAAAGAATAATCAAATTATTGTCAATTACATTCTTTCTTGGAGGACTTCTGCTGATTAATTCCTGCAGCGAAGATTTTCTTACTAAAGAACCCCCGGGAGTAGCAGCAGGATCAGTAATTCAGACACCTGATGGAGTAGAAGCACTTCTTATTGGCGTGTATGAAAGGATGGAGAATGGAGGGTCGATGTTCGGTGGCGCTATTACAAGCGACTGGACATATGCCGGCGGATGCTCAGATGATGCTTATAAAGGAACCTCATCTGGTGACCAGGCTAACTTCAATCTTCTTGAGAGATATGAGGCATTGCCAAATAATCCCTACCTGAATGAAAGATGGACACTCTGCTATGATGGCGTTGCCCGTGCTAATGTATGTCTTGATTTTCTATGGGCAGCACAAAAAGGTCCAAAACCTCTGGATGCAGCAAGAGCTACACAAGTTGAAGCTGAAGCTAAATTCCTGAGAGCCTGGTTCCATATGCAGGCAAACAAGATCTTTGAAAAGATCCCCTATATTAAAACCACCACTGAACTAGGAACTCTTCTTCCTCAGGATGTGCCTAATACCGATGCAGGATGGGATGGGATCGAAGCTGACCTTCAGTATGCAATCGACAATCTGCCAACCACTAAATACAATAATCAGGCAGGTCGTGCAACAAAATATGCTGCTGAAGCTGCCAAAGCTCAGGCACATATGTATCAGAAAGAATACTCACTCGCAAAACCACTTCTTGATGATATCATCAGCAGCGGAAAATTCAGTCTCGCAACTGAGTTCTACTGGAACTTCGATATGACCCATGAGAATAACTCAGAGTCTATTTTCGAGTTACAGTGTACTACTACTGCTACTGCATATTCATCAGTTGCTGGTTCCGGTTGTAACTTCTTTCAGAAAGGCGCAGCCAGCTGCGGCGGATGGGGATTTTATCAGCCTTCACAGAACCTCTTCGAGGCTTTCCAGGTTGATGCTAACGGCTTACCTGTTCTTGATCCTGCAGCTCGCAAACCGCTTGCTAGCGACATGGGAGTTGGTTCCGGTGCAGACTTCACTCCAACTACCGAACCTCTCGATCCGCGTGTTGACCATCTTATCGCCCGTCGAGGTGTCGATTTCCTAGGCTGGGGTATTATGCCTGGTAATGACTGGATCCGCGAGCAGGGAAATGGTGGCCCATACGGAACCAAAATTTTCATGCATAAACTTTCCGAGCAGAGCCTGAACCTTAATGGAACTGGTTTCAGAAATGGTAAAAATTACAGAACCTACCGGTATGCTAGTATCCTGCTCTGGAGAGCTGAAGTTGCTATTGAAGATAATGATCTTGAACTCGCAAGAACATATGTTAACATGATACGTAACCGTGCAAAAACAAGTACTCCGGTTATGGGCCTCGTCAGCAGTACAAAAAATCTTACATCAACCTCCACAGTTATTGACTGGACAAAGCCTGCAGCAAATTATAAAATTGAGCTTTATCCTGCCGGTGGCGTATTTCCATTCGACACAAAAGCTAATGCTTTGAAAGCTGTTCAGGAAGAGACAAGACTTGAGTTCGCATTGCAGAACCACCGCTTCTTTGACCTGAGGCGCTGGGGTATACTTGCTCCGACATTGAATGCTTATATAGCACAGGATGTTCAATTCAGAACATTCCTGCAGGGAGCATCATTCAATGCTACTGAAGATGATTACTGGCCAATTTATCAGGGAGTTATCGACCTTCAGAAAGGCGTTATTACACAGGATCCTTCCTACTAG